Proteins from a genomic interval of Prochlorothrix hollandica PCC 9006 = CALU 1027:
- a CDS encoding DNA-3-methyladenine glycosylase, with protein sequence MPIETQWLDRPVTAVAPDLVGCILVRRWANGRVLRGQIVETEAYGPGDPACHGFRRQTPRNAAMFAAAGIAYVYQIYGLYHCLNVVTGKAGEASAVLIRAVALEQWPEGVISPKPAPLHRLAAGPGKLCRVFDLDRRFNGFPLIAPHGLSAPAAAAAAASVADFCPNSCPDSCPDSCPDSFTDPCAAASALWIEHRSARGSNAAPADSIPLVQTTRIGIAQGQDLPWRWYHRDSPAVSKP encoded by the coding sequence GTGCCCATCGAGACCCAGTGGCTCGATCGCCCCGTCACGGCGGTTGCTCCAGACCTGGTGGGGTGTATTTTGGTGCGTCGCTGGGCCAATGGTCGGGTGTTGCGGGGGCAAATTGTGGAAACGGAAGCCTATGGACCCGGGGATCCGGCCTGCCATGGTTTCCGCCGCCAAACCCCCCGCAATGCCGCCATGTTTGCTGCCGCAGGGATTGCCTATGTCTACCAAATTTATGGTTTATACCATTGCCTGAATGTGGTGACGGGGAAAGCGGGGGAAGCCAGCGCGGTTCTGATTCGGGCTGTGGCTTTGGAGCAGTGGCCGGAGGGGGTGATCTCCCCTAAGCCCGCTCCCTTACATCGCCTTGCGGCTGGCCCTGGCAAACTCTGTCGGGTGTTTGATCTCGATCGTCGCTTTAATGGTTTCCCCCTGATCGCGCCCCATGGTCTCAGTGCGCCCGCTGCCGCTGCCGCCGCTGCCTCTGTTGCTGATTTTTGTCCCAATTCCTGTCCCGATTCCTGTCCCGATTCCTGTCCCGATTCCTTTACTGATCCCTGTGCCGCCGCCTCGGCCCTGTGGATCGAACACCGTTCCGCCCGTGGATCCAACGCTGCCCCTGCTGACTCGATCCCCTTAGTCCAAACCACCCGCATCGGCATTGCC